The genome window TTATTCATCCTCATGGGTTCTGATAATGTGTTTATTCATCCACATGGGTTATGGTAATGTATTTATTCACCCTCATGGGTTATGGTAATGCATGTATCCATCCTCATGGGTTATGGTAATGTATTTATTCATCTTAATGGGTTATGGTATTGCATTTATTCATCCTCATGGGTTATGGTAATGTATTTATTCACCCTCATGGGTTATGGTAATGTATTTATTCATCATCATGGGTTATGGTAATGTATTTATTCATCCTCATGGGTTATGGTAATGTGTTTATTCATCCTCATGGGTTATGGGAATGTATTTATTCCTATTCATGGGTTATGGTAATGTATTTATTCATCCTCATGGTTTATAGTAATGTATTTATTCATCCTCATGGTTTATGGTAAAGTGTTTATTCACCCTCATGGGTTATGGTAATGTATTTATTCATCCTCATGGTTTATGGTAAAGTGTTTATTCACCCTCATGGGTTATGGTAATGTATTTATTCACCCTCATGGGTTATGGTAATGTATTTATTCACCCTCATGGTTTATGGTAATGTATTTATTCACCCTCATGGGTTATGGTAATGTTTATATTCACCCTCATGGGTTATGGTAATCTATTTATTCACCCTCATGGGTTATGGTAATGTATTTATTCACCCTCATGGGTTATGGTAATGTATTTATTCACCCTCATGGGTTATAGTAATGTATTTATTCACCCTCATGGGTTATAGTAATGTATTTATTCACCCTCATGGGTTATGGTAATGTATTTATTCACCCTCATGGGTTATGGTAATGTATTTATTCACCCTCATGGGTTATGGTAATGTATTTATTCACCCTCATGGGTTATGGTAATGTATTTATTCACCCTCATGGGTTATGGTAATGTATTTATTCACCCTCATGGGTTATAGTAATGTATTTATTCACCCTCATGGGTTATAGTAATGTATTTATTCACCCTCATGGGTTATAGTAATGTATTTATTCACCCTCATGGGTTATGGTAATGTATTTATTCACCCTCATGGGTTATGGTAATGTATTTATTCACCCTCATGGGTTATAGTAATGTATTTATTCACCCTCATGGGTTATGGTAATGTATTTATTCATTGCCTCTTTTCCTTTTCCTATAACTCTATATCTCTTCTTCTTTGTCCTCCCTTCTTTATTCCCTTCCTCCATGCATTCctttttctccttccccctttcTACAGAGGATAATTTCCTTGATTTATTCTCTTCTTCCAATTCCTCCaacctctctcatccctctttccCAACCCTCTTCTGCCTGTCTCCTCAGCCTTCAATGAGGTGGGAGGTTATGAGAACTTCCAGACGCGCTACATGGAGGCCATACCCACTCTAACTGGGGTCAACATCAGTGAGAGCTGCTACACGCCTCGGCCTGACTCCTTCCACATCTTCAGGGACGCGGTGACAGGGGACCTGCCCTGGCCAGGCCTGGTGTTTGGCCTCACTGTCCAGGCCACCTGGTACTGGTGCACTGATCAGGTAGCCTACTGCTCCATAGGGAATGAATAAGTCTAAcaccctcccttagttacatgcgcgcacacacacacacacacacacacacacacacacacacacacacacacacacacacacacacacacacacacacacacacacacacacacacacacacacacacacacacacacacacacacacacacacacttgtatctTGCATatataccccacacacactaaTGTGTGTATCATTACTATGGCCACTCTTTCCAAACAGCTCTCAGCTTGTCTTAGCTTAAGTGGCTGCCTTATGAAGAAAGGCATGCTTTTAGTTAGACCCAAATGCACTTCCTTCCCACAGACTTAAATAAGACTAAAAGCCGGGAACACAGAGGTGACTGTGAAAAAAGAACAGGATGTTGACTTACACAATCACACACATGAGCGAGCGCTCACTCACACACGTTAAATATGCAAGTTGAAACAGTTTATTCAATTAGCAGAACTCAAAGCTTAAGGTTCTCTAATTCACATATGATAGCGCCATGCCTTCTTCTGTGATCAGCAATTTGGGTCACGTTTGGAAAGGGAAACATTTCATTTGATGAATATTTCCGCTAGAAAAGCTGCATACACATTTGTGCCTGTCAGAAGATCTGTGATTGTATGGTGCATGGAAGGAATGATGAGTGCATTTTACATCAAACCCCTTTCATTCCCCTCTACTCTGGATATTGACATATTCAAGCAATACAGAGGCACCATacttatgttttgaccatgaaaaCTTAATCCATCACCTGGAGGCCTTTTATCACTGAAGGCCTTTTATCTCTCCTGTCACCTAGGTGATTGTTCAGCGCTGTCTATCTGCCAAGAATCTTTCCCATGTCAAGGCTGGCTGTATCCTGTGTGGCTACCTGAAGCTGCTGCCCATGTTCCTCATGGTCTTCCCTGGCATGATCAGCCGAATCCTCTACCCAAACGAGGTGGCGTGCGTGGAACCAGAGGAGTGTCTGAGGTACTGTGGGGCCAGTGTTGGCTGCACCAACATTGCTTATCCCAAACTGGTGGTGGACCTCATGCCAAATGGTGGGTAACAGAAGATACTAGTCCATCTAGTAACAATGACAGTCCTAGCACCACtatcaaatgaaatgaaattgtatttgtcacatgcgccgaatacaacagttgtagaccttaccgtgaaatgcttacttacaagcccttaaccaacaatgtagttcaagaaatagagttaagaaaatatttacgaaataaaaaaaggtaaaaaaaagGTAATattaagtaacacaataaaataacaatactgaggctatgtacagggtacCGTTACCGAgtcaggttagtcgaggtcatttgtacatgtaggtaggggtaaagtgactatgcatagataataaagagcgagtagcagcagtgtaaaaacaaggggggGGAGGTCAATGTagatagtccaggtggccatttgattaattgttcagcagtcttatggcttgggggtagaagctgttaaggagccttttggacctagacttggcgctccggtaccgcttgccgtgcggtagcagagagaacagtctgtgactttgACAAAAAATAATTgaattagggccttcctctgacactcctagtatagaggtcctggaaggcaggaagcttggccccagtgatgtactgggccatacgctcTACCCTCTATAGCCCCTTACAGTCGGAtaacgagcagttgccataccaggaggtgatgcaaccggtcaggatgctctcgatggtgcagctaaataactttttaaggatctggggacccatgccaaatcttttcagcctcctgagggggaaaaggtgttgtcatgccctcttcacgactgtcttggtgtgttttgaccatgatagtttgatggtgatgtggacaccaaggaacatgaaactctcgacctgctccacttcagccctgtcgatgagaatgggggcgtgttcggctgcagtccacgatcagctcctttgtcttgctcacgttgagggagagttgttgtcctggcaccgcaCTGCACAGGGACTATGTTACTACaacactgttactactgctacaaatACTGGATTCAATAAGTACTACTCCTTATTCCAGGAAAACAGTTGTTGCTGCCAATACAATCAACCATCACATTTGTTAATCTCTTCATtccttctcttttctcttttccACACCTATCCTAATCCGCATTCcctccattcctgttctcctttGCATCCCCCCCGCCCtgccctctcctcccatcctccccctctctcctgcaggTCTGCGAGGGCTGATGCTGTCGGTGATGATGGCGTCTCTGATGAGCTCCCTGACCTCCATCTTCAACAGCGCCAGCACCCTGTTCACCATGGACATCTACACCAAGATACGCAGCTCCGCCTCCGAGAAGGAACTCATGATCGCTGGGAGGTACAGTAACACACAGCTCAGCCTGCTCCAGTTCTTTGGACTTCACTTGCTATAATACATGTGTGTATATgcttgtgtttgtctatgttagAGTTTAGATAAATGGGTAATATTGATATTGATGTATTATTCTTGGCTGTGTAGGGTGTTTATCCTGGTTCTGATCGGGGTGAGTATAGCGTGGATCCCTGTGGTCCAGTCTGCTCAGAGCGGCCAGCTCTTTGACTACATCCAGTCCATCACCAGCTACCTGACCCCGCCCATCGCCGCCACCTTCATGCTCGCCATCTTCTGTAAGCGCGTCAATGAGCCGGTGAGTCTCTAACTTAACCAAAGTCAGTGTGATATAAACTAGTTTCCTTGAGCTACTTGTGGTTTGAACTGGTTTATTTAACCTGTTGTCCAATTAAGCAATAAGGTACCtgaggggtttgtggtatatggtcaatataccacagctaagggccgtatccaggcactccgcgttgcgtcgtgcataaatGACAGCCCTTAGGCGTggtgtattggccatatatcacatgcccctcgggccttattgcttaagtagttTATCTGAACTCTGCTGGCTAGGCTCAAAGGACCCTGGTTACCACTTTCACCATTTAATACCTTGTTCCTGTGTATGTTCATGTTATACGTGATGTTTGTGCAATTGGAAGTGAACTATGAAAATGTGTTGAGTCACAGACCCCCCCACTTTCAGGGTGTGTTCTATGGCCTTACGATAGGCCTGGCTATTGGCTTAACCAGGATGATCAGTGAGTTTGCCTATGGGACAGGAAGCTGTGTGACCCCCACTAAATGTCCAGAGATCATCTGTGGGGTCCACTACCTCTACTTCTCCATTATTCTGTTCTGTATCTCCTGCCTGCTGATAGTCAGCATCTCCCTCATGACCAAACCCATCGACGACAAACATGTAAGTTACAACCGCCCCCAATAGTCAAACTTATTTAGTTATTCTTCCATCCGTGAATGTTAATTGAATAAAAACGCAGTCTCTCTGCTATCTCTAAATTCATTTCTTCCCATGTGTTTGTCCCgtgcctctccctccatccatctgcaGTTGCACCGCTTGTGCTGGCAGCTGAGGAACAGCACAGAGGAGAGGGTGGATCTGGAGCTAGACAATTGGGAAGAAAATCAAGAACCTGCCTTTGTGGATATTGAAGGTAAGAGAGGTCTCTCTCCGATCTCTATCTGTTACTCCGTGACACACATACAGATTTGATTTCTCACATTTACAACCACACACTGTTTCGTCATccctgtatgtttgtgtgtctgtgcagaGCCCACAGAGGAGCCAGGCTGTTGTAAGAAGGCAGTGTTGAGCTTCTGTGGCTTGGAGAAATCGAATGCTCCCAAGCTGAGTGCTGAGGAGCAGGCTGAGCTGCAGAGGAAACTCACAGACACCTCAGAGAAACCCATGTGGAGGAACGTGGTCAATGCCAACGCCATCATCCTCCTGTGCGTCTGTGTCTTCTTGCACGGCTTCTACGGTTAAACATCTCCTCATACTGGACCTCCACTGCCTTGGAGTCTGCACTGTCTAACCATAAACTTGAGTAGCCTCCTCTTTCAACCCTGAAATCCCCCCAGACTCACAGGCCCACAACACACTGTGAATTGCCACCCCTCTtacactccctccctctatccatcatcTGTACAGGTCGCTCTTAACCTCTTAACTCTGTAATCTCCACACCCCCGCAACGTGGTCAATGCTACGAACGCCTTACCTGGCTCCATACGTAAACGACTGGCCTAGGCCCTCTAACTGGGAGTCACAACGCTCCTTCGTTTGGTGTTTTTGTTCTTTGCTTTGTGGACTTTAAATGTATGTGCATGTATGTTGAATGTGTGATGAAGATCATGAGGATGATAAAgaggataatgatgatgatgatgatactgATGATGATGCTGATGAAGGATCTGAATAGAACTCGGTGTCCAATGGTATCCAATGTTCACTTTGAACTTTCTGCCCTTCATGAAGTTACTATGGTTTGGTATATTAACACCAGGTGGGGCTGCAGTAGGAATAAACTTCCATAATTTGAGATTTGAAAGAGTATCATTACCAAGATAACACTGTACAGCCAGTGGATTTTAAAGCATTGACACATCAAATGTTGTTGGCAATGAGAGGAAAAAGGCCAAtacaacacatttacattttagtcatttagcagacgctcttatccagagcgacttacagtagtgaatacatacatttcatgcattttttttttcttcatttttttttgtttgtactggccccgcatgggaatcaaacccacaaccctggtgttgcacacaccatgctggcattgcaaacaccatgcactaccaactgaaCACGTATGACATGTATCTGGTAGCTTTCTTTTACTGAATTAATAAAGTATTCAACCTTAGTTCGACCAAAGTTGAGAACTACCCTATTTTTCAGAGATGAGGGATGGACTCACAAACTCACTATCACACATGCAATCTCTGACTGACTACGGTAAATGGAGCCTGGCGATCAAAGGTCAAAAGTGGTGCCATATTTCCTCTTTCCTCTCGCTATTTTGCTTTGCTATGTGTTAATGAATGATATCTCAAAGATGGAAGGAGCAGTACATTTCCTCATGGTACTGGAGTAATAACCCActccatgcacacgcacacacatccgAGCCATGCTTCTCTTTACTGCCCCCTGCCTGTCATTACAGTAAATGCATCTGGAGGACCAAGAATGTAAAATATCACAGTCACATGGGGTGGTTTACATTCTTTTAgtgtaagggctctattcaatccacaTCGCGGAAGTTCCTTTtaacagcgtgattgaaatttaaaggaaaTGTTCCCGCATTAGCAcagactgcattcacagtaaaccGCTGCATATGTCAGTACAatcagaaattacctttacatttctatcacaCAATCTGAAACACTTCAACtgtacagattgaatagagccctaagtaTACCTGTTACAAGTAGTGTACCCTAACCCTAGAATGGTATTAGGgttgttccatgtc of Salmo salar chromosome ssa01, Ssal_v3.1, whole genome shotgun sequence contains these proteins:
- the slc5a1 gene encoding sodium/glucose cotransporter 1 gives rise to the protein MTQDYFGFSLVRSVPNNGTVALNNPADISVIVIYFLVVLAVGIWAMVSTNRATVGGFFLAGRSMVWWPIGASLFASNIGSGHFVGIAGTAAAGGLAIGGFEWNALVVVIILGWLFVPIYIKAGVVTMPEFLRKRFGGQRIRIYLSVLSLFLYVFTKISADMFSGAIFINQALGLNIYLAVILLLSITALYTVTGGLAAVIYTDTLQTIIMVVGSFILMGYAFNEVGGYENFQTRYMEAIPTLTGVNISESCYTPRPDSFHIFRDAVTGDLPWPGLVFGLTVQATWYWCTDQVIVQRCLSAKNLSHVKAGCILCGYLKLLPMFLMVFPGMISRILYPNEVACVEPEECLRYCGASVGCTNIAYPKLVVDLMPNGLRGLMLSVMMASLMSSLTSIFNSASTLFTMDIYTKIRSSASEKELMIAGRVFILVLIGVSIAWIPVVQSAQSGQLFDYIQSITSYLTPPIAATFMLAIFCKRVNEPGVFYGLTIGLAIGLTRMISEFAYGTGSCVTPTKCPEIICGVHYLYFSIILFCISCLLIVSISLMTKPIDDKHLHRLCWQLRNSTEERVDLELDNWEENQEPAFVDIEEPTEEPGCCKKAVLSFCGLEKSNAPKLSAEEQAELQRKLTDTSEKPMWRNVVNANAIILLCVCVFLHGFYG